The following nucleotide sequence is from Paenibacillus andongensis.
AGAGAGACTGCCTCATATAAAATACTGCTATCCAAACTGTCTCCAGTTCAAATAGCAGTATTTGGCGCGTGCGTTAAACTGCGTTGCTGATGATGGCAGCTAGAAGCTTGCGCATCGATCGTGTTCCGACTTTATCCATAATTTTATCGATATGGACTTTAACTGTTTTTTCGCTAATGCTGCAGTGGTCGGCTATTTCTTTGTTACTGTAGCCATGGAGCGCGATAAGACCTATTATTTCGGCTTCCCTGTTCGTAAGCACATGTAAGGCTGCAAATTGGGTTATGACGGATTCCACACTCTTATGATGAAGGCTTTTTACCGGATTCTCATATACATGCTGCATGCTTGAACGACCTCAATATCTTAATTAATGTATGGCGTACAGTTCATTGTAACAGAGTTAATCCCTATAGAATTCATATGAGATTGTCTATTTTTAAAATTTTTTGCTTAATCTTTACTTTGTATAACAAGTAATAAGCCTGTTTGGAGTTCGATGAGCCCTTCCGATTCCTCAAGTACATTACTAATTCCGAGGGACTGTCCAATCTGAAGAGTCGCTTGATGAAGTGGATATTGGAAACCGTGCAGCGTGATGCCTGTTACTTCCAAGCTGAGCGGCAGCAAGGATATATGTGTATAGCTCCCCCGCAATATGCGAGTGGATTGGTTAATGAC
It contains:
- a CDS encoding helix-turn-helix domain-containing protein — its product is MQHVYENPVKSLHHKSVESVITQFAALHVLTNREAEIIGLIALHGYSNKEIADHCSISEKTVKVHIDKIMDKVGTRSMRKLLAAIISNAV